The Hymenobacter sp. 5317J-9 genome has a window encoding:
- a CDS encoding Uma2 family endonuclease — protein MTAIKLKSPVLERLTDEEFYQFCMDNRDQRIERDAQHQITIMPPTNSETGAYNSELNRQLANWNVESGLGKTFDSSAGFTLDTGAMLSPDASWIAWANWNALSSEDRRGFARICPDFVVELLSPTDRLTDTMRKMEHWLEAGARLGWLIAPATESVYIFEPGQPVRPVVGFDQDLVAGPVLPGFRLVLKRLRME, from the coding sequence ATGACCGCCATCAAGCTAAAAAGCCCCGTGCTCGAACGCCTCACCGACGAGGAATTTTACCAGTTCTGCATGGACAACCGCGACCAACGCATTGAGCGCGATGCCCAGCACCAAATTACCATCATGCCGCCTACCAACTCCGAAACCGGTGCTTACAACAGTGAGCTGAACCGCCAACTGGCTAATTGGAACGTTGAGAGTGGGCTTGGTAAAACCTTCGATTCCTCCGCTGGCTTCACCCTCGATACCGGAGCCATGCTCTCGCCCGATGCTAGCTGGATAGCCTGGGCCAACTGGAATGCACTTAGTTCGGAAGACCGGCGCGGCTTTGCTCGCATTTGCCCCGATTTTGTGGTGGAACTGCTCTCGCCTACCGACCGCCTCACCGACACCATGCGCAAAATGGAGCACTGGCTTGAAGCCGGCGCCCGGCTGGGTTGGCTCATCGCGCCCGCCACCGAGTCGGTGTACATCTTCGAACCCGGCCAGCCCGTGCGCCCCGTGGTGGGTTTCGACCAGGATTTGGTGGCCGGGCCGGTGCTCCCCGGCTTCCGCTTAGTACTCAAGCGGCTGCGGATGGAGTAG